TGTAGCCGCGCTGGTCCGGCCTGCCCGCGTAGTCGAATCGCGGTCCGGGACGGTGCAATTCGAGCAGGATCACGTCGCCGGCGCCCACCGCGTCCGCCGCTGAACGGATCGTCGCCGCCGACCCCGACCCGAAGACCGATACCGCCCTGATATACGCCTCTGGTGTGATGCCGGTGATCCCGTAGGGGTTCACGTCACCACTGATCTCGCCTGCGACGGCGGTGCCGTGGTCACGCCAGCCCTGATCCGGTGACGGATTGCCTCCGATCACCCCGCCCTGATTGTTGTGCAGGTCTTCGTGGGTGAACCGCCACGCACCCTCGACATCTACCACGCGCACGCCTTCGCCGCGCCCACCGGGAACCGTCCAGGCCCATCGTGCGTCGATCCCCTGCGGGGCGGCGTCCAGATACCCTTGGCGCTCTTCGATATTCGGAGTCACAGGCGGTGCGTCAGCGGCAGGCGCCGCGACGCGCACGACACCTCCCGGCGCGATCGGCGGTTCAGCGGGCGGCTTCACATAGGCCGCCTCCACGGCGTCGTCCGCACGCAATCGCTCGACGACGCTGTCGAGATCATCGGTGACGCCGCGGACGAAGAAGTAGTTCAGGTACTCCGCGCCGGCATCCGCGTGCGAGGTGCCAGCGAGCCTGCTCTGCAACCGGTTGGCCGGTCCGAAGATTCGAACCAAGTCGGCGCCCGCCGGAAGCAAATCGTCGACTCGCGACTGTCCGTCGCGGTTCTCGCTGAGGGCAGTCGGTGTGATCGCGGAATCGGTGCCGTGGGTGACCACGATCAGCTCGGCGGGCGATCGGAACTCTCGATGCTGGGCTGCCATGGTGAACAGTCAACCTGGTGTGCGGGCCCGTCGCCACCGCAATCGTTGGCGCGGTTACGGATTCAACCGTGTGTTCGGAGCGAGCGCGGGAAACGCGACCGCGCCGTGGCGGACGACTGCGACGCCGAGCACCTCCGTCGACCCGATCGCGATCAAGCACAGCCCAATCACCCAGCCGAGCGCGTCCAGCGAGTCGGATGGCAGGACGCCGATGGTCACACCCAGCGCCATGGTGGCGAGGCCGACCACCTCCTGTCGTCCCCCGCCGCGCAGGTCCTCGACCCACACCGCCACAGTGGCATGGCAGGTGCCGCGAATCGCCCACGCCGAACCGATCCACAACGACAGCAGCTGCGTCGAGTTGCCGCCCGCGAAGCACAGCGCGGCCAGCGCGGCCGACAGCACGCCGCTGACGAACACCAGCACGCGCAGCGCTGTGGCGAAGCGAGCGCCGAATGTCACAATCAGTTGGAGCACTCCGTGGAGCAGCAGATAAGCGCCGCACAACATTTCCGCCGTCGGCAGCGACTTGTGTGGCCACACTGCCAAGGCCACACCCATGATCATAGAGCAGGCACCGGCCACCAGTACCATCTGCCGGGCGCCGCCGGCCAGTGGTTCCGTACGCCCTTCGATCTCGGTTTCGGGCATAGCAACATGATATGACGACTTCTGTTCGCAGGATGTTTGCTTGCACTACGCAACGCCGAAGCGAATGCTCGAGATTCGAGTCACCCAGGCCTGCGGGTCGATCAGCGTTCTCTTGGTCTCTCGGCGAAGGACAAGAACACACTGCGGACGGCGATTCCCCCGGCAGTCCGCCACGGGGCCGGAACATGGCCGGAACCACATGCTTCGGCGGGTGCGCCGGTAGCGTTCAGGAGGCGACGGACGCGCACGACTCGCTGTCCGACCGGAATGTCGGTGTAGGACAATACTTCCTGCGCTGGGCCGAATTCGCTCGTGGAGACGAGAGTTTCGGCAGCACGGACCACCACGGAAGGGTCCGGGGTGCCGCTTTCGCTCTGCGCCTGCGGCTTCGTCCGCCCAGCGAGTACTGCGACGATCTGAGCCACCGCGACCGGATCGCGGACAGCATCGTAAATCCATCGCTTGCCGAGGACACCGTGCATCGCGGTCCCCACAAGCTCCTCGTCGGCACCCGCCAGCGGTGACCCGCGATAAGTCAGCGGCCCATGGTAGGTGCGCGCCTGCTCGCCCGCATGGTCGGTGGCCACCATGAATTCGATCCCGACCTCGCCATCGGGATCATCCAGGCGGAACCCACCGGCTTTCCGCAGTTCGCGCTCGCCGTCACCGCGATACCATGCGCGAGTGGGCAACCAAGAACTCAGCAGCGCCAACTTCGTTGGAACCATCGTGGTTCGGTAGAGGACAGGCATACCCGAGCCTCCTCCACGCCGCCGTCACACTGAAGTGTAATCAGGCTTCCGACCAGCCCATCCTTCACGTATCCGCCCTGGTTCAGCCGACCGGTGCCGGACCAGAATCTGTTGGGATCATGTAGCCTTTCGACACTGCGGCATGATTCGTCGGCGGTGGCAGTTCTTCTGCGGGGATCAGCCGCTCGGAACCGGTGCTCGACCTCGAGTCGGGTTGAGATATCAGGATCGTTCCAATGATGAGCATCGAAGCGATTCTGCCGTCGATCGAAGTTCAGCGTCACGAATGCATTTCGCCGGCGGCCGACGAGGACGTGGGCCTGGACAGCGTGTGACTCGGGGATCATCTGGCCACGGGAATGCCCACGTTGGACGGCACGATCGGGCTGGCGACCGCAGCAGCGGTCACTGAAACGGGTGCGGATCGGGTTCGGTGTGTTCGTTCACAGCCCGTCACGCCTCGACGCGGGCACCGAGATCGGTGGCGGGTGGTTTGCGGCGGGCTTCGGCGAGGAGTTCGTCGAGTTGCGCTTCCGCGCGTTCAGCGCGGGCCAGGGTTTGGGCGCGGGCTTCGTCGAGCGCCTCGATACGGTGGGCCGCCTCCGCGCGGAGCTTGTCGACGGCCGCCGCGGCGTCCGAACGGGCGAGCGCGAGGTCGGCGGCGGCGCATCGGCGGGCTTCGGTGAGCTCGGCACGGGTGGCGTCGAGTTCGGCACGGACCCTGCGCCACTCGTCGCGGGCCTCGTTCGCGGCTTCGACTCGTTCAGCAGCGGCATGTTCGGCGCGGTCGGTCGCGCGTTCTGCCTCGGCAGCACGCTGGACAGCGAAGTCACGTTCAGACCTGGCGGCCGAGACCTGTGCGGCCGCTTCGCGCCGCGCGTGCGCGATTTCGGTTTCGACGCGCCGCTCCACACGCTGGACCTGTTCGGCGGCGTCCTGCTTGATGCGTTCGATCTCTTCGGTGGACTCGCGACGGACGGTGCGGATTTCGGCGTCGGCGGCGCCGCGCGCGGCGAACACATCGTCGGCCGCCTGTTTGGTGATGCGTTCGACCTCGCGTAGTGCGTCCTCGCGGGCCGAATTCGCCTCGGCGACCCGCCCTTCCGCCTGTTCGGCGGCGTTTGCCGCGTCGTGGGCCGCGGACTCGGCGAGGGCTCTGGCTTCGTCCGCCTCCCTGCGCGCCTGCTCGGCCGCGACGGAGGCGACCTCTGCCTCGGCGATGCGCCGCGCCGCGTCCGCCTGCACCGCCTGTACCTGGGCCTCGACGATGGACGGGTCGGCCAGTGTGGACAATTCGGCGACGGCAGCGTTCAACGTGGTCGTCAGCTGATCAGCGAGTCCGCGGAACCGGGTGAGCAGTTCATCGGCGCGCAATCGCGCGGCCGGCACCGGCCCTTGCTGCGTCACAGTGACGGAAGCGGCGGGCACCTCCAATTCCTGTTGTTGCCGTTGACGTTCCCGCCAGGCGCGCCATCGCGTGTGATCCGGATGGTCGCAGTACTCCGACGGCCGACCAGGCCCGCCGCCGCGTGTGATGGGACGAGCGCAGCCCGGATAGTTGCATACATTGGACACCTGGAAATCGTAGCGTTTGCTTTGTCGAATATGAATTATTGATATGAAACGAAATACCTTGTGGCTATTCCTGTCTCAATTTATCTGGCCAATATCAGGTTCGCTGAACTGGGGTTTGGCCAGATCTATCGAGAAGGCAAGCGCCATCTGATCTCATCAGATCTGGCTAGTGAGGAACTCGATTGTGGCTGCGAGGGCGGGGAGGATCGGTACAGGATCCTCCGGTAAGCGGGCTGGCTTGTTGAGGGTGTGATCTTTGATCTGCCGCTGGGCGCGATCGCCCGGCACAGGGTCAACCTGGAACGCATCCGGGCGCACTGGCCGGACATGCCGCGGGTGGCCGGGGCGCTATTGGCCAACAGGGTGCGCTCCTACGACCTGATCCGGATGCTCGCCCGGAACACGCACCCCCCGCCGGGGCAGGCGTTCGCCGAGTGCGGCCACATCGCCGAGACCCTGCACCTGCTGGCGATGGTCGACCCGATCGATACGGCTACCGGCGCACCGTACACCGCCGGCTCACCGTCCAGGAGTCCCGCCACCGCTCAGACTGCAAGAATCTTCCACGGGCAGCGCGGCGAACAGCACCACTCCTACCCTGAGGGCCAGGAGGACGCGCTCGGTCTGGTCTCAACGCCGTGGTGCTGTGGAACACCGGCTACATAGACGCCGCCGTCGACCGGCTGCGCACCGACAGGAACCCGGTCCGCAATGAGGACGTTGCCCGGCTGTCCCCGCTGAGCGCACACCCACATCAACATCCTCGGCCGCTATGCCTTCAGCCCGCGTACCGACCGGGCGCTACGCCCACTGCGTGACCCGGACACCGTCGACGAGTAGCCGACGACGCCCGGTCGCCGCCTGGACCGTTGCCGGCCGGTCGGCGCTCAACGCGGAGGAGCTTAGCTCGGCGGGGCGTCCTTGACGAAGATGATCCCGTCGGCGCCGGCCACGTGGGCCGGGTCCAGCGGGGAGTAGCCGAACCAAGGGGACACGCGGGGAGCGGGCGTCACGTCGCGGAGGATAGCGGCCAGTCGGCGGGCGTCGACGACGTATCGGTACTCCGGGAGCGCGTACAGGAGTCCTTCGACGGTGTCCGGGGGTGGGATCTCCACACCGTGGTGGCGGATCGTGCCGAGGGCCGTGGCGATGAAGGCGTACTCCTCGCCCAGCCTGGGGGCTGACGATCGCCCCGGCGCTCCACCATTCCACCGGCAGGTCGCCCATCTGCAGGGAAGCAGGTCGGCGTCGACCCAGGCGGTGAGGTAAGTGTGGAGTGCG
The DNA window shown above is from Nocardia sp. NBC_01730 and carries:
- a CDS encoding S8 family peptidase, whose protein sequence is MAAQHREFRSPAELIVVTHGTDSAITPTALSENRDGQSRVDDLLPAGADLVRIFGPANRLQSRLAGTSHADAGAEYLNYFFVRGVTDDLDSVVERLRADDAVEAAYVKPPAEPPIAPGGVVRVAAPAADAPPVTPNIEERQGYLDAAPQGIDARWAWTVPGGRGEGVRVVDVEGAWRFTHEDLHNNQGGVIGGNPSPDQGWRDHGTAVAGEISGDVNPYGITGITPEAYIRAVSVFGSGSAATIRSAADAVGAGDVILLELHRPGPRFDYAGRPDQRGYIAIEWWPDDWAAIRYAIGKGVIVVEAGGNGGEDLDAALYDTRPAEFPETWRNPFRGGAADSGAIIVGAGAPPPGFHGNDHGPARSRLAFSNYGQRVDVQGWGLEVTTTGYGDLQGGSDEDLWYTDVFSGTSSASPIVVGAVASYQGMTGAAAGRKTPAAVRARLRETGSPQTDAPGRPTTQRIGNLPDLKSMIVPQAELRPDRRDPTESGHGDRDAG
- a CDS encoding HdeD family acid-resistance protein, which produces MPETEIEGRTEPLAGGARQMVLVAGACSMIMGVALAVWPHKSLPTAEMLCGAYLLLHGVLQLIVTFGARFATALRVLVFVSGVLSAALAALCFAGGNSTQLLSLWIGSAWAIRGTCHATVAVWVEDLRGGGRQEVVGLATMALGVTIGVLPSDSLDALGWVIGLCLIAIGSTEVLGVAVVRHGAVAFPALAPNTRLNP
- a CDS encoding maltokinase N-terminal cap-like domain-containing protein, with amino-acid sequence MPVLYRTTMVPTKLALLSSWLPTRAWYRGDGERELRKAGGFRLDDPDGEVGIEFMVATDHAGEQARTYHGPLTYRGSPLAGADEELVGTAMHGVLGKRWIYDAVRDPVAVAQIVAVLAGRTKPQAQSESGTPDPSVVVRAAETLVSTSEFGPAQEVLSYTDIPVGQRVVRVRRLLNATGAPAEACGSGHVPAPWRTAGGIAVRSVFLSFAERPRER
- a CDS encoding Tn3 family transposase produces the protein MIFDLPLGAIARHRVNLERIRAHWPDMPRVAGALLANRVRSYDLIRMLARNTHPPPGQAFAECGHIAETLHLLAMVDPIDTATGAPYTAGSPSRSPATAQTARIFHGQRGEQHHSYPEGQEDALGLVSTPWCCGTPAT